AGAAAcgaaatgtattatttacctatctattattattcatgttCTATatcttttcgttttttttagaaattgaaatatattttaaattcctcctatttatttaaataggAATAAGTTGGgagaattaaatatattactaaaagaaaaagaagtgacttcttttttattttatacatagaATTATAGTTAAAACTACTGGTTTTAATTAACTATTTTTAATGCATAATAACTAATATATGAACCTCCTCGAGTTTGAACAACTTGAACACTATATATGTActatgaaagaaaaaaaaaaaaaagtttaagtACTgtaaacgtatatataacaaaacgAAATGTTTCTATGTGATGAACTACCTAAAAGTAGttaatctttttaattaaattaaaatgaattacTGAATCTAATTTTGATTCTAATAATATGTGcgcaaaatttataaattatacacatcaattaaaaaagaaaaaaaggaataattcACAAAATCGcctataaaattaaatacaaaaaaatgatagcgattataataataataaaagaaaatatatcggaatatgttatatatgaacattaGCGAATTaaagcaaatatatacaattttttgaTATCATCAGAATAAACGTTCTATTAAGTTATGTGTTTATACATAAAGAAACATTTACACATAGAAAATGTGTGATGTACTAATTATTCTCCTTTTTATGCAAAACGTagagtaatattttataaaacttaaaaataatcCAAATGAATCATTTGTCATTGGATATGTTACGATAGTGTAGataaatacttaaaaaaattttgtgcAATTGGTAATATTCTTACTccttatattaataattatatatttataatatttttcctcTGTAAGTAAAACTTCCTTATTACAGGGGTAACATAAGACAAAATtgcatgcatatatttatctatacatatatgtatatagcAGAGCTTGAACTGTCTTAACTCAGTTAATCATATTTGCTTTTTCTCCTTAATActgaaatgaataaaaaatgcgtatttataataataatttttccattttttttttttgtccatAACTAAGAAGTTAGACAAAGAACTATTAGTTGTACATCAGATATACGTAAAATTACCGTgagtttaaatatatcacaatagatgataaattatttaagaaaaaaatacaaatatttaatttgatGAGTGAATTGTTTTACATTGTTGTGTCCATAatgtaccttttttttttttttttttatacacaaATCTTtggtgtatgtatataatgtaataaatttttttaattaacttTGTGAAATAActaattcatttaaattttgaaaaattccccacaaaaaaaaaaaaaagtaataaaaaggaCAACATAAACAATAGATGCAGCAATGTGGATATACGTGTGTAcgtaaaaattgaaaaaaaaaaaaaaaaaagggtatGTCTTTAAGTACTAACTAAACGCGCGTAAAAATCATGTTACTAAAACACATTAATCAAAAATACTTCAATTATTTTCACAGACATGCACtaacaaatttaaaatatcataacTAAAAGAACTAGAAAAAAAGCATTTACAAATCTTGCATTCTAAAGGATTTTAAGAAATAGTGGTATAACTCCCGAATAAGTGGATGTGTCAAATAAATGAtcattaaatgaaatattgttaaattgaaaaattactCTTATAAGTAAACACTAAAAaacatagaaaaaataaaaaaatatacaataattaACTGTTTCATGTTTAATGCATTGCATATTATCTTACTTAAGTGTGCAATTAAAAATGCTTTCTTATTGgctgaaaatgaaaataaattatttttctatttataataGCACAGGAATGTCTATCGTTATATTTAcctctcattttttttctttttctttttctttgtttattaaataaatgttgTAGTTAAcagataaataataaaaatttacttttgaTAAATCTTTGTGTTGAAGGAACAACAGTGAAAACGTTACACGAATACCAGAAAAATGCGGCAATTCATGAATGCGCGCGTTATggttgaatttttttttttttttttatttacctcTTAAAACAcgtaatttttgtttaatgaaatgaaaaaattataataagttaaatattccttttttttttctttaaaatgaaaagacaaattttcattttcgtccttgtacaaattttaaatgaaactATTACTTTATGAATAATGAAATTGtccttttcatatttaatataaaatataaaattatctgTAGgagataaaacaaaaaaaaataatttttttttttcttgttcttTGCGTtcccattatttttttcctcctttGTGTTCACATGAAGTGTGTTGCACCTAACAAAAtgtttgaaaattttaattataagatAAATTGCCACCGTCAATAGTAAAGTTCATATAAGAGCAACTACAAATTCGaagataattaaatttttttatattaagacAGATCAAAATTGCAACATAGTACTAatgaaatacataatttgaaaattttatacacatacataattttcttaaatgaaaattttagaaaattaaaatttgtaaacTTTAAGCGTTGTACAtcatattcaaaaaaaaaaaaaaaatatccatATTTTAGttctctaaaaaaaaaaaaattaactgaATTAGGTGACTACGGAAAATTGTTAATTATTTCAATTGAATAAATCACTAATTGATTTGACTTATTTACAAATTCATTTGACATAGTTACTTATTGATTTTAGTAGAAccttttatgaatttttctCATAAATGTAAATGCATGTGTAATTACTAATTTTAtctaaatttttgtaaaataaaaaaattaattgacATTTGAAGGTAGAaagtttaattaaatttgatGTTACTCAATTTTTACTTCTCTATTTAGTTCTTTTTTATGTcaaataaagaattaataattaattgttttttatttttttttttttgcgtaCCTTTGAAACGTTTCTAAAtagttacatatatatttgtagatatatacatatatatttgtagatatatacatatatatttgtagatatatacatatatatttgtagatatattcatatatgtttgtagatatatacatatatatatatatatatatatatatatatatatatatatatatatatatatatagacaaaaaaaaaaaaaatattcctcaatgaatataatttcgagtattttttttttccttcttttaaACTTAtgtttaaatgaaattaatattaCGAGAGGTGAAAATGTAAATCAGGGAAAGCCTAATTTAAGACATGGCATGTCAATGAGTACTGAACcgttaaatgaaaaagacaCAGATGAGGCAAAGGAGAATGAagaattacaaaatttagataatactaataatagTGATAACTCTGGTAACCCTGAAGTAGATAATGTGTTCCCTACGTTAGAGGAAAATTTAGAGAATACAGAAAACTCCAAAACTGAAAATGAATTTACTGAAtcacataatattatatcaaGCACAATGGAATCTGCTaatgttaaaaaagtaaatgatGTAGGTTCTAAATCTGAATCAGTACTTCCAGAAGATAAACTAAACTCAGAACAAATAGATGTAGATAGTGTTCATGAATATAATGATTTGAATCAAAGTATTGAGGAAGAAAAACACAAAACAGTAACTAATGACAAACATGAAGATGAAAAAGTTTCAGAATCAGATACAACAAAAACATCAGATATCTTAGGAATAAGAAGCGAGAAAATAGAGTTTAACGAATCAATTTTTCCAGATCCATTAAAAGAGATATCATATCAAAAGAACTCAGAAGTTTCTCattcaaatattattttaggAGGACCAAGAAACTTGCCAAACACAAATCCAAACGTACTAATACCGGTGGGAATACTTGAAAGtgaacataaaatatatgaagaagaggatgcagaaaaagaagaaaaggagGATGATGCAGATTCAGAGGAAAAGGAAGAATTGGAGAAAGCTGTGCACAATCATGAAGAAATCGATGATACATATGATGTAGATAATGAAGATAACGATGAAGATGATGATGAAGATGACGAAGATGATGAAAAAGACAATGATGGTAATGAACAACATGAGCAACGAAATAGAGATCAACAAGCTGAAACgaaggaaaatgaaaaagaaggaGATCAAACATCCCATGAGACAGAAGAAGAgatcaaaaatgaaaatactGTACCAAGtgataaaaatgtacataaatcACATAGTGAAGAATATAAATCTGATAATgctgttaaaaaattaaccgAATCATTGGTAAACACAATGAATGAATTAATTGATGATGATAGTGAGGTTTCAGACACGATAAAGAGTTTTACAGGGGATATTACCAactatataatgaaaaattaaatgtt
The window above is part of the Plasmodium malariae genome assembly, chromosome: 10 genome. Proteins encoded here:
- the PmUG01_10046800 gene encoding uncharacterized protein, whose product is MNIISSIFFFLLLNLCLNEINITRGENVNQGKPNLRHGMSMSTEPLNEKDTDEAKENEELQNLDNTNNSDNSGNPEVDNVFPTLEENLENTENSKTENEFTESHNIISSTMESANVKKVNDVGSKSESVLPEDKLNSEQIDVDSVHEYNDLNQSIEEEKHKTVTNDKHEDEKVSESDTTKTSDILGIRSEKIEFNESIFPDPLKEISYQKNSEVSHSNIILGGPRNLPNTNPNVLIPVGILESEHKIYEEEDAEKEEKEDDADSEEKEELEKAVHNHEEIDDTYDVDNEDNDEDDDEDDEDDEKDNDGNEQHEQRNRDQQAETKENEKEGDQTSHETEEEIKNENTVPSDKNVHKSHSEEYKSDNAVKKLTESLVNTMNELIDDDSEVSDTIKSFTGDITNYIMKN